GAAAACGGTAAGGCCATCTCCATCAATCAGCCATAAGACCCGCCAGCGATCGGTTAGGCTCGGAAGAACAGCCCCAATGCCGATGCGAGCATGAAAGCGGCGAATATCAGGCGTAGCCCGCGCTCGGGAAGGCGCTTGGCGAGATTGACGCCCTGCGGAACGGAGTAAACGCCGCCGATCGCCAGCGCGATGCCGGTAATCCAATCGACGTCGTGAGCGGCAGCGAACGTCGCGATGCTCACCACCGTTCCCGGAGCGACCAGCGCGAGCCCCATGCCTTGCGCGGCCACTTGACTCAAACCGAAAAACGTGGACATGACCGGTACGGCGAACACCGCGCCGCCGACGCTGAAGATGCCCGAGAGCGAACCGCCGATCGCGCCGACGATTGCGGCAAACGGCCACGGCAGCACGCGCGGTTCGCCTTCGCGTTTTTTGTGCGCGAGCGCGCGATACGCCATTTGCGCGGCGATGGCAAGAATAAACACGCCAAACGCGATGCGTAGCGGTTTGCTGGGGAGCGTCGTTGCGATGCGCGCCGCCACAAATGTGAACGGCACGGCGGTAACGGCCAGCGTGATTGCCAGACGCAGATCCATACCGACCTTGCGGATATAATGCCAGAGGCCAAGCAGCACGTTCGGCACGATCATCACGAGTGCCGTACCCTGCGCCGCCTGTTCGGAATAGCCGAAGAATAGCCCCAGCATCGGAATCGCGATCAATCCACCGCCAATGCCGAGCAGGCCACCCACATAGCCAAGGGCCACGCCCAACACCAGATAGATCCCAACGTGGAGCAACATGGGCGCCATTATACTGCGCCAAGCAGCCTTCGAAGCACGGAACAGTCGCTGCTTCCAGGCCCATGGCGGGGTGAGCCGCCGAGCTTAGAGGCGTGCCTCCGCAAATTCCGGGGCGCCAGCTACGCAGCCGTCGAGTAGCCCGATGGTGCGTTTTGCGTACTTGGCGAAGCGGCGATCGTGCGTGACCATGACGATGGTCGAACCGCTTTCGTGCAGTTCCGCCAGCAATTCCATCACGGCATCGCCGTGAGCGCTATCGAGATTGCCCGTGGGTTCGTCGGCAAGCAGCACCGACGGATTGCCCGCAAGCGCGCGAGCGACGGCGACGCGTTGCTGCTGTCCGCCCGAGAGCTGCGCCGGATAATGGCGTCCGCGATGCGCAATATCGACGCGATGCAGTACTTCGGCCACGCGACGTTTGCGTTCGCTCTTGGTTACGCCGCGGTAGATTAGCGGCAACTCGACGTTTTCTTCAACGCTTAGATCGCCGATGAGGTTGAAGTTTTGAAAGATAAAACCGATCTCACGGTTGCGAATGCCGGCGCGATCGGTGGTTGAGAGCGTTTCAACCGCGTTGCCGTTGAGCATATACGAGCCGCTCGTCGGCGCGTCGAGCAGCCCGATGATCGAGAGGAGGGTCGACTTCCCG
This is a stretch of genomic DNA from Candidatus Dormiibacterota bacterium. It encodes these proteins:
- a CDS encoding sulfite exporter TauE/SafE family protein, giving the protein MLLHVGIYLVLGVALGYVGGLLGIGGGLIAIPMLGLFFGYSEQAAQGTALVMIVPNVLLGLWHYIRKVGMDLRLAITLAVTAVPFTFVAARIATTLPSKPLRIAFGVFILAIAAQMAYRALAHKKREGEPRVLPWPFAAIVGAIGGSLSGIFSVGGAVFAVPVMSTFFGLSQVAAQGMGLALVAPGTVVSIATFAAAHDVDWITGIALAIGGVYSVPQGVNLAKRLPERGLRLIFAAFMLASALGLFFRA
- a CDS encoding ABC transporter ATP-binding protein, translated to MLLELHAVSKNYSTDEVETRALRDITLSIDRGDYVSIEGPSGCGKSTLLSIIGLLDAPTSGSYMLNGNAVETLSTTDRAGIRNREIGFIFQNFNLIGDLSVEENVELPLIYRGVTKSERKRRVAEVLHRVDIAHRGRHYPAQLSGGQQQRVAVARALAGNPSVLLADEPTGNLDSAHGDAVMELLAELHESGSTIVMVTHDRRFAKYAKRTIGLLDGCVAGAPEFAEARL